DNA from Catenulispora sp. EB89:
CGATCTCACCGGGCAGCGGCGGGAGGTCGCCGAGGCGGCCGGGTGGCTCGACGACGGGAACCGGGAGTTGCTGGGCCTGTGGTGGCTGGCCGAGCACGGCCGGCTGGACCGTGCCGACATCGCCGCCGCGCTCGGTGTGCCGCAGAACCAGGCCGCGGTGCGGATCCAGCGGCTGAAGCAGCAGCTGTCCGCGACGCGCGTCGTCGTCCGGGCGTTGCGTGCGCCGGAGCGCTGCCGTGGTCTGTCGGATCTGACGAGCCGGTGGGACGGGCACCGGAACGCCTTGTGGCGCAAGCGCTTCGTCGGCCACACGCGGGACTGCGAGGTGTGCGACGCCCGGTCGCGCGACCTGATCCCGGTCGAGAAGCTGCTGGCCGGGCTGCCGTTGGCTGTGGTGCCGGCGGCGCTGGCCGCGGAAGTGTTCCGGACGGCGCTGGCGGCGGGCGTCGGCGGTACCGTCGGGTCCGCGACGGCCGGCGCGTCCGGTGCCACGGGAGCCGCGCACGGTCCCGGAAGCGCAGCAGGATTCGCGCACGGTTCCACCAAGCTGCTGGGCTTCCTCCCCGCGAAGGCGCCGGCGGTGATCGCCGCGGTCGTCGCGGTGAGCAGCGTCGGCGTGGCCGCGACCGCGGTCTGGGCCGGCGCGCAGACGTCCGGGACCGTGCCGAAGCCGACGCCGGCCGCGGCCGGCGCCACGACGACCTCCCCGAGCGCCGTCGCCGCGAGCCCGTCGGCCCTCCCGACCTCGACGCCGTTGCCGACCTCGTCGCCGAAGCCCTCGAAAACCCAGAGCCCGACCCAGACCCCGACCTCGACCAAAACCGCCCCCGCACCTCCGCCCTCGCATCCGGCGGTCACCGGCCCGAAGAAGGGCGTCGCGGCCTGGAGCGCTCCCGGCTTCGACGCGGCGCTGACCGCCTCCAAGGCGTCCTGGTACTACGACTGGTCGCCGAGCCGCATGGACCACATCGGGAGCGCGGGACCGGAGTTCGTACCGATGATCTGGGGCGCCAAGAACACCGACTCCGCGACCCTGGCCACCGCCAAGTCGCAGGGCTCCGTCCTGCTCGGCTTCAACGAGCCGGACATGTCCGCGCAGTCGAACATGACCGTCGAGCAGGCCCTGGACCTGTGGCCCAAGCTCCAGGCGACCGGGCTGCGCCTGGGCAGCCCGGCGGTCGCCTACGACGCCGCGACGCCCGGCGGCTGGCTCGACCGCTTCATGGCCGGCGCCGCCGCGCGCGGCTACCGCGTCGACTTCATCACCGTGCACTGGTACGGCTCGGACTTCCGCCCCGGCCCCGCGACCGACCAGCTGCGGACCTACCTGCAATCCATCCACGACCGCTACCACCTGCCGATCTGGGTCACGGAGTACGCGCTCATCTCCTTCTCCGGCGGCGGCTCCCAATACCCGGCCCCCGACCAGCAGGCGGCCTTCGTGACCGATTCCGCGGCGATGCTCGATTCCTTGCCGTACGTCGAGCGCTACGCGTGGTTCGGCCTGGCGGCGTCCGGGTCCCAGACGGGCACGGCGCTGT
Protein-coding regions in this window:
- a CDS encoding sigma-70 family RNA polymerase sigma factor, with the protein product MRAPRGGFDVATVLAAQRGDQEALRDLVAEALPLVYNIIGFALRAHADVDDAVQETMMRAVRGLRDVRDPGAFRSWLVAVAVRQVHDQQRARSAVQARTMPLEEAVAVADPAADFADLTALKLDLTGQRREVAEAAGWLDDGNRELLGLWWLAEHGRLDRADIAAALGVPQNQAAVRIQRLKQQLSATRVVVRALRAPERCRGLSDLTSRWDGHRNALWRKRFVGHTRDCEVCDARSRDLIPVEKLLAGLPLAVVPAALAAEVFRTALAAGVGGTVGSATAGASGATGAAHGPGSAAGFAHGSTKLLGFLPAKAPAVIAAVVAVSSVGVAATAVWAGAQTSGTVPKPTPAAAGATTTSPSAVAASPSALPTSTPLPTSSPKPSKTQSPTQTPTSTKTAPAPPPSHPAVTGPKKGVAAWSAPGFDAALTASKASWYYDWSPSRMDHIGSAGPEFVPMIWGAKNTDSATLATAKSQGSVLLGFNEPDMSAQSNMTVEQALDLWPKLQATGLRLGSPAVAYDAATPGGWLDRFMAGAAARGYRVDFITVHWYGSDFRPGPATDQLRTYLQSIHDRYHLPIWVTEYALISFSGGGSQYPAPDQQAAFVTDSAAMLDSLPYVERYAWFGLAASGSQTGTALFQNGGPTPMGVAYEGS